The Oncorhynchus tshawytscha isolate Ot180627B linkage group LG08, Otsh_v2.0, whole genome shotgun sequence genome window below encodes:
- the LOC112256233 gene encoding uncharacterized protein LOC112256233 isoform X4, giving the protein MFLCRAAWQRYGPLARKVAQQLSRDVLPRRQMSSVPGGTGDNIVYALLCGGAFAGAIAYTYSTVTTDHARFNDRVADINARPKTVWSPKPWPPKSRDEEEEDTSTKLHFTEF; this is encoded by the exons ATGTTTCTCTGCAGAGCGGCTTGGCAAAGATATGGGCCTTTGGCAAGGAAGGTAGCCCAACAGTTATCTAGAGATG tgtTGCCACGACGACAAATGTCATCAGTCCCCGGTGGTACTGGTGATAACATCGTCTACGCCCTGCTGTGTGGCGGGGCCTTCGCTGGAGCCATCGCATAC ACATACAGCACTGTGACCACAGACCACGCCAGATTCAATGACCGTGTAGCGGATATCAACGCTCGTCCCAAGACTGTGTGGTCGCCCAAACCATGGCCTCCCAAGA Gcagggatgaggaagaggagg ATACATCCACAAAACTGCATTTCACAGAATTCTGA
- the LOC112256233 gene encoding putative surface protein SACOL0050 isoform X2: MFLCRAAWQRYGPLARKVAQQLSRDVLPRRQMSSVPGGTGDNIVYALLCGGAFAGAIAYTYSTVTTDHARFNDRVADINARPKTVWSPKPWPPKSEEAAAWGVEEEAEEAAEEGGEEEEAAAEEAGEEAAVEEAVAAENGAEPAEEASVEAEAEAEAVSEEPAVEAAAVEAEAAAEAVSEEPAVEAAAVEAEVAPAEAETVVEEITEAVAEVAEEVIEVANEVEAVAEEVAVEEAAEEAVAVEEPEEEINVEPVILAAASALEVTTVAEVVKEVVVPIVEEVEEAASVESPAAVEEATAAVEEGTAAVEEATAAPLEAAPVEEDPAAVEEPPAAQLEAAPVEEAPAAVEEAPAAVEEAPATVEEAPAAVEEAPAAVEEAPAAVEEAPAAVEEARLQWKRPRLQWKRPRLQWKRPRLQWKRPRLLWKRPRLLWRRPRLLWRRPQLPHLRLNSLKRLQ, from the exons ATGTTTCTCTGCAGAGCGGCTTGGCAAAGATATGGGCCTTTGGCAAGGAAGGTAGCCCAACAGTTATCTAGAGATG tgtTGCCACGACGACAAATGTCATCAGTCCCCGGTGGTACTGGTGATAACATCGTCTACGCCCTGCTGTGTGGCGGGGCCTTCGCTGGAGCCATCGCATAC ACATACAGCACTGTGACCACAGACCACGCCAGATTCAATGACCGTGTAGCGGATATCAACGCTCGTCCCAAGACTGTGTGGTCGCCCAAACCATGGCCTCCCAAGA GTGAGGAAGCAGCAGcctggggagtagaggaggaagcagaggaggcggctgaggagggaggagaggaggaggaggcagcagcagAAGAGGCTGGAGAGGAGGCTGCAGTTGAGGAGGCTGTAGCGGCGGAAAACGGAGCAGAACCCGCGGAAGAGGCCTCAGTCGAGGCAGAAGCAGAGGCCGAGGCAGTCTCTGAAGAACCGGCTGTGGAGGCAGCGGCAGTAGAGGCAGAAGCAGCGGCCGAGGCAGTCTCTGAAGAACCGGCTGTGGAGGCAGCGGCAGTAGAGGCAGAGGTGGCACCAGCGGAAGCGGAGACTGTGGTGGAGGAGATTACAGAGGCTGTTGCTGAGGTCGCAGAAGAGGTCATCGAGGTGGCAAATGAAGTGGAGGCAGTAGCAGAGGAAGTGGCCGTGGAAGAGGCTGCTGAGGAGGCAGTTGCCGTGGAAGAGCCGGAGGAGGAGATCAACG TGGAACCAGTCATTCTGGCAGCAGCCTCTGCTTTGGAGGTGACGACAGTCGCTGAAGTGGTCAAAGAAGTGGTTGTGCCTATTGTAGAAGAAGTCGAGGAGGCCGCCTCAGTGGAGTCCCCAGCTGCAGTGGAGGAGGCCACAGCTGCAGTGGAGGAGGGAACAGCTGCAGTGGAGGAGGCCACAGCTGCCCCACTTGAGGCTGCACCCGTAGAAGAGGACCCAGCTGCAGTGGAGGAGCCCCCAGCTGCTCAACTTGAGGCTGCACCTGTAGAAGAGGCCCCGGCTGCAGTGGAGGAGGCCCCGGCTGCAGTGGAGGAGGCCCCGGCTACAGTGGAAGAGGCCCCGGCTGCAGTGGAAGAGGCCCCGGCTGCAGTGGAAGAGGCCCCGGCTGCAGTGGAAGAGGCCCCGGCTGCAGTGGAAGAGGCCCGGCTGCAGTGGAAGAGGCCCCGGCTGCAGTGGAAGAGGCCCCGGCTGCAGTGGAAGAGGCCCCGGCTGCAGTGGAAGAGGCCCCGGCTGCTGTGGAAGAGGCCCCGGCTGCTGTGGAGGAGGCCCCGGCTGCTGTGGAGGAGGCCCCAGCTGCCCCACTTGAGGCTGAACTCATTGAagaggctgcagtga
- the LOC112256233 gene encoding uncharacterized protein LOC112256233 isoform X5: MFLCRAAWQRYGPLARKVAQQLSRDVLPRRQMSSVPGGTGDNIVYALLCGGAFAGAIAYTYSTVTTDHARFNDRVADINARPKTVWSPKPWPPKSRDEEEEV, encoded by the exons ATGTTTCTCTGCAGAGCGGCTTGGCAAAGATATGGGCCTTTGGCAAGGAAGGTAGCCCAACAGTTATCTAGAGATG tgtTGCCACGACGACAAATGTCATCAGTCCCCGGTGGTACTGGTGATAACATCGTCTACGCCCTGCTGTGTGGCGGGGCCTTCGCTGGAGCCATCGCATAC ACATACAGCACTGTGACCACAGACCACGCCAGATTCAATGACCGTGTAGCGGATATCAACGCTCGTCCCAAGACTGTGTGGTCGCCCAAACCATGGCCTCCCAAGA Gcagggatgaggaagaggagg TGTAA
- the LOC112256233 gene encoding putative surface protein SACOL0050 isoform X3 produces the protein MFLCRAAWQRYGPLARKVAQQLSRDVLPRRQMSSVPGGTGDNIVYALLCGGAFAGAIAYTYSTVTTDHARFNDRVADINARPKTVWSPKPWPPKSRDEEEEGEEAAAWGVEEEAEEAAEEGGEEEEAAAEEAGEEAAVEEAVAAENGAEPAEEASVEAEAEAEAVSEEPAVEAAAVEAEVAPAEAETVVEEITEAVAEVAEEVIEVANEVEAVAEEVAVEEAAEEAVAVEEPEEEINVEPVILAAASALEVTTVAEVVKEVVVPIVEEVEEAASVESPAAVEEATAAVEEGTAAVEEATAAPLEAAPVEEDPAAVEEPPAAQLEAAPVEEAPAAVEEAPAAVEEAPATVEEAPAAVEEAPAAVEEAPAAVEEAPAAVEEARLQWKRPRLQWKRPRLQWKRPRLQWKRPRLLWKRPRLLWRRPRLLWRRPQLPHLRLNSLKRLQ, from the exons ATGTTTCTCTGCAGAGCGGCTTGGCAAAGATATGGGCCTTTGGCAAGGAAGGTAGCCCAACAGTTATCTAGAGATG tgtTGCCACGACGACAAATGTCATCAGTCCCCGGTGGTACTGGTGATAACATCGTCTACGCCCTGCTGTGTGGCGGGGCCTTCGCTGGAGCCATCGCATAC ACATACAGCACTGTGACCACAGACCACGCCAGATTCAATGACCGTGTAGCGGATATCAACGCTCGTCCCAAGACTGTGTGGTCGCCCAAACCATGGCCTCCCAAGA Gcagggatgaggaagaggagg GTGAGGAAGCAGCAGcctggggagtagaggaggaagcagaggaggcggctgaggagggaggagaggaggaggaggcagcagcagAAGAGGCTGGAGAGGAGGCTGCAGTTGAGGAGGCTGTAGCGGCGGAAAACGGAGCAGAACCCGCGGAAGAGGCCTCAGTCGAGGCAGAAGCAGAGGCCGAG GCAGTCTCTGAAGAACCGGCTGTGGAGGCAGCGGCAGTAGAGGCAGAGGTGGCACCAGCGGAAGCGGAGACTGTGGTGGAGGAGATTACAGAGGCTGTTGCTGAGGTCGCAGAAGAGGTCATCGAGGTGGCAAATGAAGTGGAGGCAGTAGCAGAGGAAGTGGCCGTGGAAGAGGCTGCTGAGGAGGCAGTTGCCGTGGAAGAGCCGGAGGAGGAGATCAACG TGGAACCAGTCATTCTGGCAGCAGCCTCTGCTTTGGAGGTGACGACAGTCGCTGAAGTGGTCAAAGAAGTGGTTGTGCCTATTGTAGAAGAAGTCGAGGAGGCCGCCTCAGTGGAGTCCCCAGCTGCAGTGGAGGAGGCCACAGCTGCAGTGGAGGAGGGAACAGCTGCAGTGGAGGAGGCCACAGCTGCCCCACTTGAGGCTGCACCCGTAGAAGAGGACCCAGCTGCAGTGGAGGAGCCCCCAGCTGCTCAACTTGAGGCTGCACCTGTAGAAGAGGCCCCGGCTGCAGTGGAGGAGGCCCCGGCTGCAGTGGAGGAGGCCCCGGCTACAGTGGAAGAGGCCCCGGCTGCAGTGGAAGAGGCCCCGGCTGCAGTGGAAGAGGCCCCGGCTGCAGTGGAAGAGGCCCCGGCTGCAGTGGAAGAGGCCCGGCTGCAGTGGAAGAGGCCCCGGCTGCAGTGGAAGAGGCCCCGGCTGCAGTGGAAGAGGCCCCGGCTGCAGTGGAAGAGGCCCCGGCTGCTGTGGAAGAGGCCCCGGCTGCTGTGGAGGAGGCCCCGGCTGCTGTGGAGGAGGCCCCAGCTGCCCCACTTGAGGCTGAACTCATTGAagaggctgcagtga
- the LOC112255689 gene encoding uncharacterized protein LOC112255689: protein MKEAPAAVEAAPVVVVAPVEAPKKEYIVVVLEGAAKTDKRPKVLGVGPMTGRIIPSPDDDEAPAAEVKGQATAA, encoded by the exons ATGAAAGAGGCCCCAGCTGCAGTGGAGGCTGCCCCAGTTGTGGTGGTGGCACCTGTGGAGGCGCCCAAGAAGGAGTACATTGTAGTGGTGCTGGAGGGAGCAGCCAAGACTGATAAGAGGCCCAAAGTCCTGGGGGTCGGCCCCATGACCGGCAGGATCATCCCATCTCCAGACGATGATGAGGCCCCTGCTGCTGAGGTAAAAG GGCAAGCGACGGCTGCTTAG
- the LOC112256233 gene encoding putative surface protein SACOL0050 isoform X1 yields the protein MFLCRAAWQRYGPLARKVAQQLSRDVLPRRQMSSVPGGTGDNIVYALLCGGAFAGAIAYTYSTVTTDHARFNDRVADINARPKTVWSPKPWPPKSRDEEEEGEEAAAWGVEEEAEEAAEEGGEEEEAAAEEAGEEAAVEEAVAAENGAEPAEEASVEAEAEAEAVSEEPAVEAAAVEAEAAAEAVSEEPAVEAAAVEAEVAPAEAETVVEEITEAVAEVAEEVIEVANEVEAVAEEVAVEEAAEEAVAVEEPEEEINVEPVILAAASALEVTTVAEVVKEVVVPIVEEVEEAASVESPAAVEEATAAVEEGTAAVEEATAAPLEAAPVEEDPAAVEEPPAAQLEAAPVEEAPAAVEEAPAAVEEAPATVEEAPAAVEEAPAAVEEAPAAVEEAPAAVEEARLQWKRPRLQWKRPRLQWKRPRLQWKRPRLLWKRPRLLWRRPRLLWRRPQLPHLRLNSLKRLQ from the exons ATGTTTCTCTGCAGAGCGGCTTGGCAAAGATATGGGCCTTTGGCAAGGAAGGTAGCCCAACAGTTATCTAGAGATG tgtTGCCACGACGACAAATGTCATCAGTCCCCGGTGGTACTGGTGATAACATCGTCTACGCCCTGCTGTGTGGCGGGGCCTTCGCTGGAGCCATCGCATAC ACATACAGCACTGTGACCACAGACCACGCCAGATTCAATGACCGTGTAGCGGATATCAACGCTCGTCCCAAGACTGTGTGGTCGCCCAAACCATGGCCTCCCAAGA Gcagggatgaggaagaggagg GTGAGGAAGCAGCAGcctggggagtagaggaggaagcagaggaggcggctgaggagggaggagaggaggaggaggcagcagcagAAGAGGCTGGAGAGGAGGCTGCAGTTGAGGAGGCTGTAGCGGCGGAAAACGGAGCAGAACCCGCGGAAGAGGCCTCAGTCGAGGCAGAAGCAGAGGCCGAGGCAGTCTCTGAAGAACCGGCTGTGGAGGCAGCGGCAGTAGAGGCAGAAGCAGCGGCCGAGGCAGTCTCTGAAGAACCGGCTGTGGAGGCAGCGGCAGTAGAGGCAGAGGTGGCACCAGCGGAAGCGGAGACTGTGGTGGAGGAGATTACAGAGGCTGTTGCTGAGGTCGCAGAAGAGGTCATCGAGGTGGCAAATGAAGTGGAGGCAGTAGCAGAGGAAGTGGCCGTGGAAGAGGCTGCTGAGGAGGCAGTTGCCGTGGAAGAGCCGGAGGAGGAGATCAACG TGGAACCAGTCATTCTGGCAGCAGCCTCTGCTTTGGAGGTGACGACAGTCGCTGAAGTGGTCAAAGAAGTGGTTGTGCCTATTGTAGAAGAAGTCGAGGAGGCCGCCTCAGTGGAGTCCCCAGCTGCAGTGGAGGAGGCCACAGCTGCAGTGGAGGAGGGAACAGCTGCAGTGGAGGAGGCCACAGCTGCCCCACTTGAGGCTGCACCCGTAGAAGAGGACCCAGCTGCAGTGGAGGAGCCCCCAGCTGCTCAACTTGAGGCTGCACCTGTAGAAGAGGCCCCGGCTGCAGTGGAGGAGGCCCCGGCTGCAGTGGAGGAGGCCCCGGCTACAGTGGAAGAGGCCCCGGCTGCAGTGGAAGAGGCCCCGGCTGCAGTGGAAGAGGCCCCGGCTGCAGTGGAAGAGGCCCCGGCTGCAGTGGAAGAGGCCCGGCTGCAGTGGAAGAGGCCCCGGCTGCAGTGGAAGAGGCCCCGGCTGCAGTGGAAGAGGCCCCGGCTGCAGTGGAAGAGGCCCCGGCTGCTGTGGAAGAGGCCCCGGCTGCTGTGGAGGAGGCCCCGGCTGCTGTGGAGGAGGCCCCAGCTGCCCCACTTGAGGCTGAACTCATTGAagaggctgcagtga